A part of Pseudoalteromonas arctica A 37-1-2 genomic DNA contains:
- a CDS encoding YbaN family protein, translating to MNIKAVFICYKNLWFKALGLILVALGIIGIVLPVMPTTIFFILALTCFTRSSPALEQWLLNHPRYGVTLQQWQAHKVVPVKAKCYAVIGMLIGFIFLLYSAAPIWVIYLVAVIEVSVMIYLILRPSSPPKH from the coding sequence TGAATATAAAAGCAGTGTTTATTTGTTATAAAAACTTATGGTTTAAAGCGCTTGGCTTAATACTTGTAGCCTTGGGTATTATTGGCATTGTGTTACCGGTCATGCCTACCACTATATTTTTTATTTTAGCGCTCACCTGCTTTACTCGCTCATCACCCGCGCTTGAACAATGGCTGTTAAACCACCCTCGTTACGGTGTAACTCTGCAGCAGTGGCAAGCTCATAAAGTAGTGCCTGTTAAAGCCAAATGCTACGCCGTCATTGGCATGTTAATTGGATTTATATTTTTACTGTATTCAGCCGCCCCTATTTGGGTTATTTATCTCGTTGCAGTAATAGAAGTATCGGTAATGATTTACCTTATTTTAAGACCCTCCAGCCCCCCTAAGCATTAA
- a CDS encoding PepSY-associated TM helix domain-containing protein — translation MSFINKRALYSTSRALHIYISTALFFLLILFCVSGIVLNHIDWLKNDKNNGQVTAVIPAELVTKANEQLNTLPTLYPEIEAYLAEQYALTKVKSIEWEKEDALVMLDYPLPAGFAYAELDFTTGELNLDYQTGGFLSLIGDLHKGRHSGEVWSWVIDISAVLMILFAITGMIILFQNRKKRLAGIWITILGVATPLVIYLCWVPQIKGVS, via the coding sequence ATGTCGTTTATTAATAAGCGGGCTTTGTATAGTACAAGCCGTGCTCTACATATTTATATTTCTACAGCTTTGTTTTTTTTGCTTATTTTATTTTGCGTTAGCGGCATAGTGCTCAACCATATTGATTGGCTTAAAAACGATAAAAATAACGGTCAAGTAACGGCGGTAATTCCAGCTGAGCTAGTTACCAAAGCAAATGAGCAGCTAAATACCTTGCCAACGCTTTACCCAGAAATAGAAGCTTACTTAGCCGAGCAATATGCACTTACAAAAGTAAAAAGCATTGAGTGGGAAAAAGAAGACGCGCTTGTCATGCTCGACTACCCACTGCCTGCAGGGTTTGCCTACGCAGAGCTTGATTTTACAACTGGCGAGTTAAACCTTGATTACCAAACAGGTGGCTTTTTAAGCCTCATTGGCGACTTACATAAAGGCCGCCACAGCGGTGAAGTATGGAGTTGGGTGATTGATATATCTGCCGTACTAATGATTTTATTTGCCATCACCGGCATGATTATTTTGTTTCAAAATAGAAAAAAACGCTTAGCAGGAATATGGATAACCATACTAGGAGTCGCAACTCCACTGGTTATTTATTTATGTTGGGTTCCACAAATAAAAGGAGTGTCTTAA
- a CDS encoding DUF2271 domain-containing protein has product MVKFKLFISAALLLVAAFFQTTAHAQTPQLEVELTLPDLEVQPYHRPYVAVWLETPERKHVTTLALWVQKAEWFKDLRQWWRKAGKSDANFDGISGATKRAGTYTINWQGNDLDGNPVKPGKYLLNIEVVREEGGRDYTRVELDLTKSGKITIDGKNEFSQSFVTVSTK; this is encoded by the coding sequence ATGGTTAAATTTAAATTATTTATAAGCGCCGCATTACTGCTCGTAGCTGCGTTTTTTCAAACAACGGCGCATGCGCAAACACCACAGCTAGAGGTTGAATTAACGCTTCCCGACTTAGAAGTACAACCGTATCACCGTCCATACGTTGCAGTTTGGCTTGAAACACCAGAGCGCAAACACGTTACAACGCTTGCACTTTGGGTACAAAAAGCAGAATGGTTTAAAGACTTACGCCAATGGTGGCGTAAAGCCGGTAAAAGCGATGCCAACTTTGACGGCATTAGCGGCGCAACAAAACGCGCGGGTACTTACACTATAAATTGGCAAGGTAACGATTTAGACGGTAACCCAGTAAAACCAGGTAAATACTTACTAAATATTGAAGTTGTACGCGAAGAAGGCGGCAGAGATTACACCCGTGTTGAGCTTGATTTAACAAAGTCGGGAAAAATTACAATTGATGGTAAAAACGAGTTTTCACAAAGCTTCGTCACTGTAAGCACTAAGTAG
- a CDS encoding DUF4198 domain-containing protein: MKINLLKTALIGALSLSALVSTSASAHGRWLLPSHTSLSGDKAHYVMIDASISNEIFAPDKAFKPKEKGAEYDDTLLMALAPNGEPVSETIRAYYLKRKSSAAVSLTEQGTYHIAMTQKPMYMTFYKNEEGKRKRVFGKKTDAELPSNAKDVTTTKVVSTVDTFVSRNGTSKPAQLGLGLELSGPTHPNDLFVGEQARFQLLQDGKSAGEGIEVSILKGDTRYRNDRGEVKVTTDKEGMFTITWKEAGLYLIETSNKVTVNEEGVDAGRYALFTTLEVAPE; encoded by the coding sequence ATGAAAATTAATTTATTAAAAACTGCATTAATCGGCGCATTGAGCTTATCTGCTTTAGTGTCAACTTCAGCAAGTGCACACGGACGTTGGTTACTACCTTCGCATACATCTTTATCAGGCGATAAAGCGCATTACGTAATGATTGACGCGAGTATTTCAAACGAAATTTTTGCACCAGACAAAGCCTTTAAACCTAAAGAAAAAGGCGCCGAGTACGACGACACATTATTAATGGCACTTGCGCCTAATGGTGAGCCAGTATCTGAAACCATCCGTGCTTATTACTTAAAACGTAAAAGCTCAGCTGCGGTAAGCTTAACAGAGCAAGGTACTTACCACATTGCAATGACCCAAAAGCCAATGTACATGACCTTCTATAAAAACGAAGAAGGTAAGCGCAAGCGCGTATTTGGTAAGAAAACAGACGCCGAGTTACCTAGCAATGCAAAAGATGTAACTACAACGAAGGTTGTTTCAACAGTAGATACATTTGTAAGCCGAAATGGCACCTCAAAGCCTGCACAGTTAGGTTTAGGCTTAGAGCTTAGCGGTCCAACGCATCCAAACGATTTATTTGTAGGTGAGCAAGCACGTTTTCAATTACTACAAGATGGTAAATCTGCTGGTGAAGGCATTGAAGTAAGTATTTTAAAAGGCGACACACGCTACCGTAACGACCGTGGCGAAGTAAAAGTAACGACCGATAAAGAAGGTATGTTTACAATTACGTGGAAAGAAGCAGGCCTATACCTAATCGAAACTTCTAACAAGGTTACCGTAAATGAAGAAGGCGTAGATGCAGGACGTTATGCATTATTTACAACGCTTGAAGTTGCCCCTGAATAA